The Terriglobia bacterium DNA segment GGTCGGAGGAGTGGTACCCGGCGGAGATCTTCTTGAGATCGGGAAGGCTCCACTCGGGCACCGGGACGTCGAGCCTCGTCCCGTCCGACAGGAGGACCCGGAAGACCTGGCCGCGGCGGGCGACCGACTGGCCCCGCTCGAGGACCAGGAGGTCACCGTTGAAGAGCAGGACTCTGAGCCCGTGGACCCACTGCCGCGTGACCCCGTACTTGAAGGTCGCGGCGCCGCCCGCGTTCGTCGAGACCGTTCCGCCGAGCATCGCTTCCTGGTAGGTCGGCACCGGGGGGTAGTAGTAGCCGCGCGAGGCGAGCTCGCGTTGCAGATCCTTGAGCCGGACGCCGGCTCCCGCCGAGACCCGGGCGCCGCCCGCGCTCCGCTCGATCGGTCCGATCCGGTCGAGCTTCTCGACCGAGAGCACCACCTCGCCCTCGGGCACGGCGCCGCCGGTGAGCGAGGAGCGCGCCGCCTGGGGCAGCACCGCCACTCCGCGTCCCGCCGTCGCGCGCAGGAACGCGGCCGCTTCCCGTTCGCTCGAAGGGCGAAGCAGCCCCGCGGCCCGGCCCGGCGGATTTCCGGACGCGTCTTCCAGGTAGGCCTCGAGGATGGCGGGGTCCCGGACCGGCTCGGGACTCGGAGCGTCGGGTGGAGCGTAGGCCTGGACGAGCACGTCGGTCATCGCTCCGACCTCCCGATCCGAAATGGAAATCGGCGGCGCGCCGACCCCCCGACGCTCATGGTCGAGAGTTCCGGCGGGGGAGTCAAGAGCGAGGGCGGAGGGATTCGCTTACGCGGGCGGCGCCGCGACCGGTCGCGGCTTCATCAGTCGGAAGACCCCCCAGACCACGAGCGCTCCGAGCAACAGGGGTGTGAGAGGTAGCAACAGCGCGGCGCCGATCAGCAGCGCCGAGGCCAACACGAGCCCCCCCGCGAGCACCGCGACCACCGCCGCCAATCCTGCGAGGCCTACCCCGAGCCCGATCAAGACCCCCACGATCTTGAACGGGATCAGGAGGATGTGGAAGAGCAGCCTCAGGATGAGGCCCACGAGCAGGAGCGGCAGGAGGATCACCAGGCCGAAGAGGAACATCCCGCCGACCAACATGCCGATCATCGCCGCCTCCTCCGGCCGGCGCCCGGCGCCCGGACGGGTGCCCGGCTCGGCCCCCAGGAGAATAGGATACGGCTTACCGGCCGCCCGGGTTCCGGGACTGCGTTGACAGGCGACCTGCGTCAACGTACAGGGAGGGGGGTCGATGTGGGTCGGCGGCGACGGAGGAAAGCCTCGTGACGAGATGGATCCGGGTTCCGCGGATGCTCGCGCTGGCGCTCGCTGCGTTGCTCCTCGTCGTGGCCGCGGGCGCCGCACCGGAGTCGTCGCCACCCCCTGACGCGAGGATCGATCCCTGGCTCCTCATCCACCTCGAGGACACGGTCGCGGATTCGTTCCTGGTCCTATTCGACCGCTCCGACACGCTCCGATCGGCCCTGGCGTCGGCGAGAGGAAAGGGCCGCCCCGGTCGATCGGTCTACGATCTCCTGCGCGCTCGTGCGCGCAACGCTCAGTCCTCCGTCCGGGCCTGGCTGGACGGGAGAGGGATCGCGTACCGGCCGCTGTACATCGTGAACGGGCTCGAGGTCACGGGAGACCTGAGGGTGGCCCGGACCCTCGCGGCACGCCCCGACGTCGTCCGGATCGTCGGGAACCCGTCGGTTCGGGGGATCGAGGCGGGGTCCCTCTCCCCGCTCCTGACGTGCGGACTCCCCTACGGCCTTCAAACGATCCACGCGAGTCAGGTCTGGACCCAGGACGGCGCCAGCGGTCAGGGGGTCGTGGTCGCGTCGGCCGACACGGGAGTCCAGTGGGACCATCCTGCGCTCATCGGCAATTACCGCGGTTGGGACGGCCAGGCGGCCCATCATGACTTCAACTGGCACGACGCGATCCAGGACCTCCCGGCGCCGTTCGACGACCACGGTCACGGCACCCACACCACGGGCACCATGGTCGGCGACAGCGGAACGGGCGAGCAGGTCGGGGTGGCGCCGGGGGCCCGCTGGATCGCCTGCCGCAACATGGACCACGGGAACGGCCGTCCCTCGACCTACCTCGAGTGCAACCAGTTCTTCCTCGCCCCGTACCCGCACGGCGGCGACCCCGAGGTGGACGGCGATCCGTCCCGAGCCCCCGACGTGATCAACAACTCCTGGACCTGCCCGCCGTCCGAGGGGTGCGATCCCCTGGTGCTCGAGGACAGCTTCGCGACGCTTCAAGCGGCGGGGATCCTGCCGGTGGCGGCCGCGGGGAACAGCGGTTCGTCGTGCTCCACGGTGAGTGACCCGCCCGCGATCTACCAAGAAGCGTTCGTGGCCGGCGCAACCGATTCGTCGAACACGCTGGCGTCGTTCTCGTCGCGAGGGCCGGTCACCTCGGACGGGAGTGGCCGTATCCGCCCGGACGTGGCCGCGCCCGGAGTCGCCGTCTGCTCCTCGCTCCCCACCAACTCCTACGGGAGCTTCAGCGGGACGAGCATGGCGAGCCCGCACACCGCCGGGACCGCCGCGCTCCTCTGGTCGGCGCGGCCCCAGCTCAAGAACCTGGTGGGGATCACGCGTTGCGTCCTGAGCCGCTCCACGAACCCCTCGGTGCGCCTCTCGTTCTCGCAGTCGTGCGGCGGCACGACGAGCGACATGCGTCCCAACAACATGTTCGGGTGGGGACTCGTGGACGCCTACGCCGCGGTCCACTTCGGACCCGACGGCGACGCCGACGGGGTCGCGGACGCGTGCGACTGTGCGCCGTCCGACGCCGGCTCGTACGACGCGCCGGGCGAGCTGCACGCGCTGACGTTCGCCGACGCATCGACGGTCGAGTGGGAGTCGCTCTCGCGGGAGGCCGGCAACGGCACGGTTTACGATCTCCTGCGCGGGAGCCTCGTCGACCTGGCGAGCGCGGGAACGATCGCGAGCGCGACGTGCCTCGCGGACGGGTCGGCGGCGAGCTCCTTCGCCGACGCCACGATTCCTGCTCCGGAACAGGGGTACTACTACGTCGCGCGGGCCCGGAACGGGTGCGGCTCGGGGGACTGGGGCGACGACTCCACGGGGAAGCCGAGGTCCCACGCCGACTGCCCCTGACCGACCGCCGCGCGGCGGCCGATCACAGGTCGAACTTCACGGCCTGAGCGAGCGGAAGCTCGCGCCCCCAGTTGATCGTGTTGGTCTGCCGACGCATGTAGTGCTTCCACGAATCGGAGCCGGACTCGCGACCGCCGCCGGTGTCCTTCTCGCCCCCGAACGCCCCGCCGATCTCGGCGCCCGACGTCCCGATGTTCACGTTCGCGATTCCGCAGTCGCTCCCGCGGTGGGAGAGAAACGTCTCGGCCGAGATCAGGCTGGCGGTGAAGATCGCCGACGAGAGACCCTGCGGCACGTCGTTGTGGAGCGCGATCGCCTCCTCCAGGGTGTCCACCTCGTAGACGTAGAGGATCGGAGCGAAGGTCTCGTCCTTCGCGACCTCGAGCCCCTTCTGCGCCCTCACGAGGGTCGGCTCGACGAAGTACCCGGGCCGGTCCAGCCTCTTCCCGCCGCAGAGCACGGCGCCCCCCTCGTCCTTCACGCGTTCGAGGGCCGCCATCATGATGTCCACCGCTTCCCCGTCGATCAGCGGGCCCATCAGGGTATTCTCGTCCAGCGGATCTCCGATTCGGACCCCTCGATAGGCCGCGACGAGTCGCTCGGTCAGGTCCTTCGCGATCCCCCTCTGGACGATCACCCGTCGCGTCGAAGTGCAGCGCTGACCCGCGGTCCCCACCGCACCGAACAGGATCGCCCGGACCGCCAGGTCGAGGCTCGCGTCGTCCATCACGACGATCGCGTTGTTCCCGCCCAGCTCCAGGATCGTCCTGCCGAGCCGCTCGCCCACGACCCTCGCGATCCGCCGCCCCATCCGGCACGAGCCGGTGGCGGAGATCATCGGGATCCTCCGGTCGTGGAGCATCGTTTCCCCCACGTCCTTCCCGCGGCCGATGACGAGGCCGAACACTCCCTCGAGGCCGTTGCGCTTCATCACCTCGTTGCAGATGTTCTGGACGGCCACGGCGGTGAGCGGGGTCTTGGACGACGGCTTCCAGATCATCGTGTCGCCGCAGACCGCCGCGATGGCCGCGTTCCACGACCAGACCGCCACCGGGAAATTGAACGCGCTGACGATCCCGATGGGGCCCAGAGGGTGCCACTGCTCGTACATCCGGTGCATCGGCCGCTCGGAGTGCATCGTGAGCCCGTAGAGCTGCCGGGACAGGCCGACGGCGAAGTCGCAGATGTCGATCATCTCCTGGACCTCGCCCAGCCCCTCGGAGAGGATCTTGCCGGCCTCGAGGGAGACGAGCCTTCCGAGGTGCACCTTGTTCCTGCGGAGCTCATCCCCGAGCTGCCGGATGATCTCGCCTCGCTTCGGCGCGGGGGTCATCCGCCACGACCCGAACGCCTTCAGAGCTTCGGCGGCCACGTGCTCGTAGTCGTCGGAAGTGGCCTGCCGGACCGCGGCGATCGGCTCGCCGGTGGTGGGATTGAAGGACACGAGCTCGGGACCGCGGGTCTCGATCCAGGAGCCCGTGCACGCGCCCGGGCTCAACGCGCGGACTCCGAGTGCCTCGAGCAGTGAATTGGCCGTCTTCGCCGTCATGGGAGATCTCCGAGAGGGAATAGGGACTCGATCGCCGCTGGCGAGCTTCCAGTCTATCAAACCGCCGGCGAGACGTCAGGTCGCCGCTGGGGCACGTCCCCGCCCCGCGGCAGGCCGTGTGGCGGTACGATAGGCGCCATGAGCACGTTCGGGACGAACATCGGCTACGTCGACGAGTTGTACGCCCGCTACCTCGCGAATCCCGACTCGGTGAGCGAGGCGTGGAGGGAGTTCTTCACGGACTACCGTCCGGCCGCCGGACCGGTCCGCCCGGCGCCCGCCGCCACGCCGTCCGGTGACCTGCCCCCCGTGGCGCCGAACGCCGCCGTCGAGGAGCCACCGCCGGGAGCCGCGCCGCTCCAGGCCGCTGCCGCCCGAATCGCCGACAACATGGAGGCGAGTCTCGGGATCCCCGTCGCGACGTCCGTCCGGACGATCCCCGTGAAGCTCCTCGAGGAGAATCGCGGGCTCATCAACCAGCACCGGGCAGCGCACGCGCTACCCAAGGTGTCCTACACCCACCTGATCGCCTGGGCGGTCGTCCGGGCCGTCGAGCGACACCCCTCGATGAACGCGCGCTTCGCCGCGGCCGGCGGGAAGCCGTACCGGGTGTCCCCCGGCCCGGTCCACCTCGGACTCGCCGTCGACCTCGAGCGACGAGGGGAGCGGATCCTCGTCGTTCCCAACCTCCGGGACGCCGGAGCCCTGGATTTCGCGTCGTTCGCATCGGCTTGCGACGAACTCGTCGCGCGGGCGCGCCTGGGGCGGCTCGCGATCGAGGATCTCGAGGGGACCACGATCACGCTCACGAACCCGGGAACCCTCGGGACCGCGCTCTCGGTCCCTCGGCTCATGCCAGGTCAGGGGGCCATCGTCGCCACCGGGACGATCGGATACCCGGCTCAATACGCGGGCATGGCCCCCGACGTGATCGCCGACATCGGCCTCTCGAAAGTCATGACGGTCACGAGCACCTACGACCACCGGATCATCCAGGGCGCGGAGTCCGGGTCCTTCCTCGCGACCCTCGAGGCCTTGCTCCTCGGCGGGCACGACTTCTACGATCGGATCTTCCGCGAACTCGAGGTGCCCCACGAGCCGGTGCGCTGGTCCGGCGATCGAGGCCCCGGACTCGGAGCCGCCCCGGACGCTTCCAAGGCGGTGGAGAAGCAAGCCCGGGTGATCCAGCTGATCCGGTCCTATCGGGTGCGCGGCCACCTCGCGGCGCACCTCGATCCGCTCGGGACCGAGCCGTCGCCGCAGCCGGAGCTCGAGCTGTCCGAGTACGGCCTCACGCTGTGGGATCTCGATCGGAGGTTCATCGCGGGTGGACTGGCGGGCGAGAGCGGGCTGCTGAAGCTGAGGCAGATTCTCGAGATCCTGCGGGAGACCTACTGCCGGCACGTCGGCGTCGAGTTCTACCACATCCCCGAGCCCGAGGTCCGCCGCTGGCTCGAGCGGCGGATGGAGAGCACGCGGA contains these protein-coding regions:
- a CDS encoding S8 family serine peptidase, with the translated sequence MTRWIRVPRMLALALAALLLVVAAGAAPESSPPPDARIDPWLLIHLEDTVADSFLVLFDRSDTLRSALASARGKGRPGRSVYDLLRARARNAQSSVRAWLDGRGIAYRPLYIVNGLEVTGDLRVARTLAARPDVVRIVGNPSVRGIEAGSLSPLLTCGLPYGLQTIHASQVWTQDGASGQGVVVASADTGVQWDHPALIGNYRGWDGQAAHHDFNWHDAIQDLPAPFDDHGHGTHTTGTMVGDSGTGEQVGVAPGARWIACRNMDHGNGRPSTYLECNQFFLAPYPHGGDPEVDGDPSRAPDVINNSWTCPPSEGCDPLVLEDSFATLQAAGILPVAAAGNSGSSCSTVSDPPAIYQEAFVAGATDSSNTLASFSSRGPVTSDGSGRIRPDVAAPGVAVCSSLPTNSYGSFSGTSMASPHTAGTAALLWSARPQLKNLVGITRCVLSRSTNPSVRLSFSQSCGGTTSDMRPNNMFGWGLVDAYAAVHFGPDGDADGVADACDCAPSDAGSYDAPGELHALTFADASTVEWESLSREAGNGTVYDLLRGSLVDLASAGTIASATCLADGSAASSFADATIPAPEQGYYYVARARNGCGSGDWGDDSTGKPRSHADCP
- a CDS encoding aldehyde dehydrogenase family protein → MTAKTANSLLEALGVRALSPGACTGSWIETRGPELVSFNPTTGEPIAAVRQATSDDYEHVAAEALKAFGSWRMTPAPKRGEIIRQLGDELRRNKVHLGRLVSLEAGKILSEGLGEVQEMIDICDFAVGLSRQLYGLTMHSERPMHRMYEQWHPLGPIGIVSAFNFPVAVWSWNAAIAAVCGDTMIWKPSSKTPLTAVAVQNICNEVMKRNGLEGVFGLVIGRGKDVGETMLHDRRIPMISATGSCRMGRRIARVVGERLGRTILELGGNNAIVVMDDASLDLAVRAILFGAVGTAGQRCTSTRRVIVQRGIAKDLTERLVAAYRGVRIGDPLDENTLMGPLIDGEAVDIMMAALERVKDEGGAVLCGGKRLDRPGYFVEPTLVRAQKGLEVAKDETFAPILYVYEVDTLEEAIALHNDVPQGLSSAIFTASLISAETFLSHRGSDCGIANVNIGTSGAEIGGAFGGEKDTGGGRESGSDSWKHYMRRQTNTINWGRELPLAQAVKFDL